Proteins encoded by one window of Paraburkholderia terrae:
- a CDS encoding amidohydrolase family protein yields MKVVDPHIHLWDLKTHHYPWLANPGVSFVGDARVLKHDYLIADLLKDAGDIELLKCVHVEANHDPEDPVEETRWLQSVADAAGSRSMPNGIVAAVDLAADNAAEVLEAHAAFANTRGVRQILNVHHDKLYDYVGRHFMRDAAWRENFRLLHKHGMSFDMQLYPSQMEEAASLANAHHDTQFIVNHTGMFVDRNSVAGYRAWRDGMKTLAQCPNVAVKISGLAMFDHKWTVESLRPYVLETIDAFGVERSMFASNFPVDRQFGSYGDLWRAYASIVGDASDAEKDALFVRNAERFYRI; encoded by the coding sequence ATGAAAGTTGTCGACCCGCACATTCACCTGTGGGATCTGAAGACGCATCATTACCCTTGGCTCGCCAATCCCGGCGTGTCGTTCGTCGGCGATGCGCGTGTGCTCAAGCACGATTACCTGATCGCCGATCTGCTGAAAGACGCGGGCGATATCGAACTGCTCAAGTGCGTGCATGTCGAGGCGAATCACGATCCGGAAGATCCCGTCGAAGAAACGCGCTGGCTGCAAAGCGTCGCGGACGCTGCGGGTTCACGCTCGATGCCGAACGGAATCGTCGCCGCAGTCGATCTCGCTGCAGATAACGCAGCCGAAGTGCTCGAAGCACACGCCGCATTCGCCAACACGCGCGGCGTGCGGCAAATCCTCAACGTGCATCACGACAAACTGTACGACTACGTAGGCCGCCACTTCATGCGCGACGCGGCCTGGCGCGAAAACTTCCGGCTGCTGCATAAGCACGGCATGTCGTTCGACATGCAGCTTTACCCGTCGCAGATGGAAGAAGCGGCCTCACTCGCGAACGCGCATCACGACACGCAGTTCATCGTCAATCACACGGGCATGTTCGTCGATCGCAACAGCGTTGCCGGATATCGCGCGTGGCGCGACGGGATGAAGACGCTCGCGCAATGTCCGAACGTCGCCGTGAAGATCAGCGGTCTCGCAATGTTCGATCACAAGTGGACCGTCGAAAGCCTGCGGCCTTACGTGCTCGAAACGATCGACGCATTCGGCGTCGAGCGCTCGATGTTCGCATCGAACTTTCCGGTGGACAGGCAATTCGGCTCATATGGCGACTTGTGGCGCGCGTATGCGTCGATCGTCGGCGACGCGAGCGATGCGGAGAAAGACGCGCTCTTCGTGCGCAATGCCGAACGCTTCTACCGCATCTGA
- the rhaM gene encoding L-rhamnose mutarotase — protein METIAFRMVLNPGMRDEYERRHRAIWPELVDALHNAGVRDYRIFLDEDTHHLFAILTRNADHSMERLPELAVMRKWWDYMADIMQTVPDRTPLQQALVPVFELQHPFH, from the coding sequence ATGGAGACAATCGCTTTCCGGATGGTGCTGAACCCCGGCATGCGCGACGAATACGAGCGCCGGCATCGGGCAATCTGGCCGGAACTCGTCGATGCGCTGCACAACGCAGGCGTGCGCGATTACCGGATCTTTCTCGACGAAGACACGCACCATCTGTTCGCAATACTGACGCGTAACGCCGATCATTCGATGGAGCGCCTGCCCGAGCTCGCCGTGATGCGCAAATGGTGGGATTACATGGCCGACATCATGCAGACGGTGCCCGACCGTACGCCGCTCCAGCAAGCGCTGGTTCCAGTATTTGAACTGCAGCATCCCTTCCACTGA
- a CDS encoding LysR family transcriptional regulator produces the protein MSQNAASIPLVNRLKFKHLALLVALDDARNVHQAADAINVAQPSASRMLGDIEEALGFLLFERNARGMQPTPLGVVTLAYARRALADLTRFAEDLDAKRKGGHGQLTVGAIMGAAPDLLAMAVAALKTERPLLHVCILGETSDQVVQLLHRREVDLALGRLTNPLQHNDFSFEPLARETLVLVVRAVHPVAGRAAVSLRELMEWPWVAQPITSPARVLFEEELARAGLGTPANLTECASIFATLQLLENYDAVAMLPESVVRDHVRGKLLVALPVEIGKSLAGFGILTRKEEALAEPAQRFVDLLRVYSHRLATEDNLAVGV, from the coding sequence ATGAGCCAGAACGCTGCCAGCATTCCCCTCGTCAACCGGCTCAAGTTCAAGCATCTTGCGCTGCTTGTCGCGCTCGACGACGCGCGCAACGTCCATCAAGCCGCCGATGCTATCAACGTCGCGCAGCCCAGCGCGAGCCGGATGCTCGGCGACATCGAAGAGGCGCTCGGCTTTTTGCTGTTCGAGCGCAACGCGCGCGGCATGCAGCCGACGCCGCTGGGCGTCGTTACGCTTGCCTATGCGCGGCGTGCGCTGGCGGATCTCACGCGCTTTGCCGAGGATCTGGACGCGAAGCGCAAGGGCGGGCATGGGCAACTGACCGTTGGCGCGATCATGGGCGCCGCGCCCGATCTGCTGGCGATGGCCGTCGCCGCGCTGAAGACCGAACGGCCGTTGTTGCATGTATGCATTCTCGGGGAAACCAGCGATCAGGTGGTGCAATTGCTGCATCGCCGCGAAGTCGATCTCGCGCTGGGGCGGTTGACTAATCCGTTGCAGCATAACGATTTCAGTTTTGAGCCGCTGGCGCGGGAGACTTTGGTGCTGGTGGTGCGGGCTGTGCATCCCGTTGCCGGGCGGGCGGCTGTTTCGCTGCGCGAGTTGATGGAGTGGCCTTGGGTGGCGCAGCCTATTACTAGTCCGGCTCGTGTTTTGTTTGAAGAGGAACTCGCCCGGGCGGGGCTTGGGACGCCGGCTAATCTCACCGAGTGTGCTTCTATATTTGCTACCCTGCAGCTGCTTGAGAATTATGATGCTGTGGCGATGTTGCCTGAGTCTGTTGTGCGCGATCATGTGCGCGGCAAGTTGCTCGTTGCGTTGCCTGTGGAGATTGGCAAGAGCCTTGCCGGGTTTGGAATCCTTACCCGGAAGGAAGAGGCTCTGGCTGAGCCCGCGCAGCGGTTTGTCGATTTGCTTCGGGTTTATTCGCATCGACTGGCTACTGAAGATAACCTGGCGGTTGGGGTTTGA
- a CDS encoding SDR family NAD(P)-dependent oxidoreductase, whose protein sequence is MLLKDKAVIVTGGSRGIGRAIAVACAKEGADVAINYWGDNDASYNRRSAVEEVVGEIELLGRRVIAVEGNVALKETGPELVRRTVEAFGKVDVLASNAGICPFHAFLDMPADVLETTVAVNLNGAFFVTQAVAQQMKAQGTGGAIVATSSISALVGGGMQTHYTPTKAGVHSLMQSCAIALGPYGIRCNSVMPGTIATDLNAEDLGDDAKKAYFEKRIPLGRLGQPEDVADCVVFLASDRARYVTGAALLVDGGLFVNLQ, encoded by the coding sequence GTGCTGCTGAAAGACAAGGCGGTGATCGTCACGGGTGGCTCGCGCGGCATTGGCCGGGCGATTGCCGTGGCGTGTGCGAAAGAGGGCGCCGATGTTGCGATCAACTACTGGGGCGATAACGATGCGTCGTATAACCGGCGTTCCGCAGTCGAAGAAGTGGTGGGTGAAATCGAATTGCTTGGGCGGCGGGTGATTGCCGTCGAGGGCAATGTCGCGTTGAAGGAGACGGGGCCTGAGCTTGTGCGACGTACGGTCGAGGCGTTCGGGAAGGTTGATGTGCTGGCCAGCAATGCGGGCATTTGTCCGTTTCATGCGTTTCTTGATATGCCTGCCGATGTGTTGGAGACGACTGTTGCCGTGAATCTCAATGGGGCGTTCTTTGTCACGCAAGCTGTTGCGCAGCAGATGAAGGCCCAGGGCACTGGCGGTGCGATCGTCGCGACGAGTTCGATCAGTGCGCTCGTTGGGGGTGGGATGCAGACGCATTACACGCCGACGAAAGCGGGTGTGCATTCGCTGATGCAGTCTTGTGCTATTGCGCTTGGGCCTTATGGCATACGGTGTAATTCTGTTATGCCTGGGACGATTGCTACGGATCTTAATGCCGAAGATCTCGGCGATGATGCCAAGAAGGCTTACTTTGAGAAGCGCATTCCGCTTGGGCGGCTGGGGCAGCCGGAGGATGTGGCGGATTGTGTGGTGTTTCTTGCTTCTGATCGGGCAAGGTATGTTACTGGCGCTGCTTTGTTAGTTGATGGTGGGTTGTTTGTGAATTTGCAGTAG
- the rhmD gene encoding L-rhamnonate dehydratase: MAMPTIRHVRAFVVRGGGADYHDQADGHWIDDHISTPMARYPQYRQSRQSFGINVLGTLVVEIEASDGTVGFAVTTGGEIGAFIVEKHLARFLEGQLVTDIEKMWDQMYFSTLYYGRKGVVLNTISGVDLALWDLLAKVRKEPVYQLLGGPVRDELQFYATGARPDLAKEMGFIGGKLPLQHNPAEGEEGLRKNIDKLAEMRSRVGDDFWLMYDCWMSLDVTYATKLAKAAHDYGLKWIEEALSPDDYWGYAELRRNVPRGMMVSTGEHEATRWGFRMLLEMNCCDLIQPDVGWCGGITELIKISALADAHNVMVVPHGSSVYSYHFVVTRHNSPFAEFLMMAPKADQVVPMFTPLLLDEPVPVNGRMKVPDTPGFGVRLNPECALERPYQH; encoded by the coding sequence ATGGCGATGCCCACTATCCGGCACGTGCGTGCCTTCGTCGTCCGCGGCGGCGGCGCGGACTATCACGATCAGGCCGACGGACACTGGATCGACGATCACATCTCGACGCCGATGGCGCGTTATCCGCAGTACCGGCAAAGCCGGCAGTCATTCGGCATCAACGTGCTGGGGACGCTGGTTGTCGAAATCGAGGCGAGCGACGGCACGGTCGGCTTCGCGGTGACGACGGGCGGCGAGATCGGCGCGTTCATCGTCGAGAAGCATCTGGCGCGCTTCCTCGAAGGACAACTCGTGACGGACATCGAGAAGATGTGGGATCAGATGTACTTCTCGACGCTGTACTACGGACGCAAGGGCGTGGTGCTCAACACGATTTCGGGCGTCGATCTCGCACTGTGGGATCTGCTTGCGAAAGTGCGCAAGGAGCCCGTGTACCAGCTGTTGGGCGGCCCGGTGCGTGACGAGCTTCAGTTCTACGCGACAGGCGCGCGGCCAGATCTTGCGAAGGAAATGGGCTTTATCGGCGGCAAGCTGCCGTTGCAGCACAATCCGGCCGAAGGTGAGGAGGGACTCAGAAAGAACATCGACAAGCTCGCGGAAATGCGCAGCCGCGTCGGCGACGATTTCTGGCTGATGTACGACTGCTGGATGAGCCTCGACGTCACGTACGCGACGAAGCTTGCGAAGGCCGCGCACGACTATGGGCTGAAGTGGATCGAAGAAGCGCTGTCGCCCGATGACTACTGGGGTTACGCCGAACTGCGCCGCAACGTGCCGCGCGGCATGATGGTGTCGACGGGCGAGCACGAGGCGACGCGCTGGGGCTTCAGGATGCTGCTCGAAATGAACTGCTGCGATCTGATCCAGCCGGACGTCGGCTGGTGCGGGGGCATCACCGAGCTAATCAAGATTTCCGCGCTCGCCGATGCGCATAACGTGATGGTCGTGCCGCATGGCTCGTCGGTGTACAGCTATCACTTCGTCGTCACGCGTCACAACTCGCCGTTCGCCGAGTTCCTGATGATGGCGCCGAAGGCCGACCAGGTGGTGCCGATGTTCACGCCGTTGTTGCTCGACGAGCCGGTGCCAGTCAATGGCCGCATGAAGGTGCCTGACACGCCGGGCTTCGGTGTGCGGTTGAATCCCGAGTGTGCGCTCGAGCGGCCTTATCAACATTGA
- a CDS encoding MFS transporter produces MSFLPSLASSYTATAGIHREFVVVPSNLLLHRVGARLWMCRIMVTWGLVSAAMSLAHTATTFYALRFLLGVAEAGFFPGVIYYLTRWFPQSARARAVGVFYFGAPLAFMFGSPLSGFLLDLHGALNLAGWQWLFLIEGGLASVVGVWAFFYLDDRPEDASWLTPQARKTLRAALDDDARAASAHGPRNLLAALVDKRVLLFSAIYLLIQMSVYGVIFYLPQQVAALMGESVGLRVGVVAAVPWICALALTWFVPRRADATGTHRRWAVALLVLAGCGIGVSGATHSPLLAMAALCCAASGFIAAQPLFWTFPTRYLTGAAAAGGIALINSLGSLGGFIAPTLRTSAEHAFQSTSAGLLLLGAASLLAALLIGTLVRRDATRDTPAFPQPIHRAR; encoded by the coding sequence ATGTCTTTTTTGCCTTCACTGGCAAGTAGTTACACCGCGACCGCCGGTATACATCGAGAGTTCGTCGTCGTACCGAGCAACCTGCTGCTGCATCGCGTCGGCGCACGGCTGTGGATGTGCCGGATCATGGTCACGTGGGGCCTCGTGTCGGCGGCGATGAGTCTCGCGCACACGGCCACCACGTTTTATGCGCTGCGCTTTTTGCTCGGCGTCGCTGAAGCGGGCTTCTTTCCGGGCGTCATCTATTACCTAACACGCTGGTTTCCGCAATCGGCGCGTGCGCGCGCTGTCGGTGTGTTTTATTTCGGCGCGCCGCTTGCCTTCATGTTCGGCAGTCCGCTGTCGGGGTTTCTGCTCGATCTGCACGGCGCGTTGAATCTCGCGGGCTGGCAGTGGCTGTTCCTGATCGAAGGCGGACTGGCTTCGGTGGTCGGCGTATGGGCGTTCTTCTATCTCGACGATCGGCCCGAAGACGCCAGCTGGCTCACGCCGCAAGCGCGCAAGACCTTGCGCGCGGCGCTCGACGACGACGCGCGCGCCGCGTCCGCGCACGGCCCGCGCAACCTGCTGGCGGCGCTCGTCGATAAACGCGTGCTGCTGTTCTCCGCGATCTATCTGCTGATCCAGATGAGCGTGTACGGCGTGATCTTCTATCTGCCGCAGCAGGTCGCGGCGCTGATGGGCGAGTCGGTCGGCTTGCGGGTCGGCGTGGTGGCGGCCGTGCCGTGGATCTGCGCGCTCGCGCTGACCTGGTTCGTGCCGCGCCGCGCCGACGCGACGGGCACGCACCGGCGCTGGGCTGTCGCGCTGCTGGTGCTCGCCGGATGCGGAATCGGCGTATCCGGCGCGACGCATAGTCCTCTGCTGGCGATGGCCGCGCTGTGCTGCGCGGCAAGCGGCTTCATCGCCGCGCAGCCGCTCTTCTGGACTTTTCCGACGCGCTACCTGACGGGCGCGGCGGCCGCAGGCGGCATCGCGTTGATCAACTCGCTCGGCAGTCTGGGTGGCTTCATCGCGCCGACGCTGCGCACGAGCGCCGAGCATGCGTTTCAGTCGACGTCGGCGGGTCTGCTGCTGCTCGGCGCGGCGAGTCTGCTGGCTGCGCTGCTGATCGGCACGCTGGTGCGCCGCGACGCGACGCGCGACACGCCCGCTTTCCCGCAACCCATTCATCGCGCCCGCTGA